DNA from Actinoplanes sp. SE50/110:
AGGCCGCCGCGGGCGGGAAGGCGGACAGCGGCACCGCGCAGGACAGCGTCGGGGCCGGCCAGCGGAGCACGGCACAGGGTAAGGACACCCCGGCCGAGTCGCCGAACCTGAGCGTGGACCAGCGGTCGATCATCTACACCGGGTCGATCACCGTGCAGGTCAAGGACGTGAACGCGGCGGCCGCGCAGGCCACCGGCATCGCGGCCGGGACGGGCGGCTTCGTCGGTGGCGACGACCGGCAGAGCGGCAACAGCGGCGCCGCCACCGCCACCCTGACCCTGCGGATCCCGGCCGCCAAGTTCAGCGCGGCGCTGCAGCAGATCGCCGGGCTGGGGGTCGAGAAGAACCGGGCGATCAACACCCAGGACGTCACCGAGGAGGTCGTCGACCTGGACGCCCGACTCGCCGTCCAGCAGGCCCGGGTCGACTCCGGCCGCAAGCTGCTGGCCCAGGCCAAGTCGCTGAGCGACCTGGTCATGCTGGAGAAGGAGGTCGCCACCCGGGAGTCCGACCTGGCCTCGCTGCAGGCCAAGAAGCGCCGCCTCGCCGACCTGACCGCGCTGAGCACGGTCACCGTCGTCCTGCTCGGTCCGGACGCCGCGGTGGCCGCCCCGGCCGCCGCCTCCCCCGGTTTCCTCAGCGGCCTCAGGAACGGCTGGCACGCCCTGGTCGCCTCGCTGTCGGTCCTGCTGACCGTCCTGGGCGCCCTGCTCCCCTGGTTCCTGGTCCTCGGCGTGCCGGCCTGGGCCCTCTGGTACTTCACCCGCCGCTACCGCCGCGCCCGCTCCACCCCCCAGCTCCCCACCCCGTAGCCGGCCCGCACCGTCGCCACGCAACCCGCGACACGACGGGTGCGGGCACGCCGGAGCCGCGCGCCACACCGGCAACGACCGGCCCGGACCGGCCCGGACCCGCCCGGACCCGCCCGGACCCGGGGCCCGGGGCGGTCCGGGGTGGCAGCGGTGCGGTGTCCGCGCCCACCCGCGGATGCCACCCAGCTCAGGGGTGGCAGCGGTGCGGTGTCCGTGCCCACCCGCGGTGCCACCCAGCTCAGAGGTGCCGGGCAACAACAAGGGTCCACCGATGAGCGGCGATCGGTCATCGGCCGCGGCGCATGACATCTAGATCTTGCGGTAAGCGGACGAACCGTCAGAAGGCGCCGGTCGAGAGGGCGGCGAGCGCGGTGTGCGCCATCACCCGGATGCCGTGCCCGATGCACGCCTCGTCCACGTCGAAATCCCCCTGGTGCAGGTCGTGCCGCACGTCCGACCCCGGCACCCCGGTCCCGAGCCGGATCATCGCGCCCGGGACGTGCTCCAGGTAGAACGAGAAGTCCTCGCCGCCCATGCTGATCTCGGCCTCGACGACCCGGTCGGCGCCGAGTGCGGCCCCGGCGGCGCCCGCGATGACCGCGGTCGCCATCCGGTCGTTGATCACCGGCGGGACGCCGCGCCGGTATTCGACCTCGACGCCGGCGCCGGTCGCGGCGACCACGTCGTGGATCAGTTTGGTGATCATCTCGGGGGCTTCGCGCCAGGCGTCCCGGTTGAGGATGCGGACCGTGCCGCTGGCCTCGCCGGTGCCGGGGATGGCGTTGAACGCCTGGCCGGCGTGGACCGACCCCCAGACCAGGGAGACGCCGGCGCGCGGGTCGACCCGGCGGTCGAGCAGCGCCGGCACGTCGACGATGACCCGCCCGAGCGCGTGCACCAGGTCGGCGGTCAGGTGCGGCCGAGCGGTGTGCCCGCCGGGGCCGGACAGTTTCACCCTGATCGTGTCGGCGGCCGCGGTGAACGGGCCGGAGCGGACCCCGACCAGGCCGGCCGGCAGCTGCGGGTAGCAGTGCAGGGCGTAGATCGCGGCGACGTCCTTGAGGCCGCCGGCGGCGATCACCTCGGGGGCGCCGGACGGGATGTGCTCCTCGGCCGGCTGGAACAGCAGCCGCACCCGGCCCGGAAGCTCGCCCTGCTCGTGCAGCTGGGCCAGGGCCAGCCCGAGGCCGAGCAGGATGGTGGTGTGCACGTCGTGGCCGCAGGCGTGGGCGACCTTCTCCACGGTGCTGCGGTACGGCACGTCCTTGAGGTCGTGCAGCGGCAGCGCGTCCAGGTCGGCGCGGAAGGCGACGACCCGGTCGCCCTCGCCGATGT
Protein-coding regions in this window:
- a CDS encoding amidohydrolase; translation: MTTALTAPDGADTAWPEPLPGADPLPGQLDRWLAARGAELVAIRRHIHAHPERSHSEFETAALIARELTLAGLSPRLMPRGNGVICDIGEGDRVVAFRADLDALPLHDLKDVPYRSTVEKVAHACGHDVHTTILLGLGLALAQLHEQGELPGRVRLLFQPAEEHIPSGAPEVIAAGGLKDVAAIYALHCYPQLPAGLVGVRSGPFTAAADTIRVKLSGPGGHTARPHLTADLVHALGRVIVDVPALLDRRVDPRAGVSLVWGSVHAGQAFNAIPGTGEASGTVRILNRDAWREAPEMITKLIHDVVAATGAGVEVEYRRGVPPVINDRMATAVIAGAAGAALGADRVVEAEISMGGEDFSFYLEHVPGAMIRLGTGVPGSDVRHDLHQGDFDVDEACIGHGIRVMAHTALAALSTGAF
- a CDS encoding DUF4349 domain-containing protein, producing MRKRGYTLAGAVLLCGALLAGCGSGDSSDSSASSDRAAAPAGGNAAPAEAAAGGKADSGTAQDSVGAGQRSTAQGKDTPAESPNLSVDQRSIIYTGSITVQVKDVNAAAAQATGIAAGTGGFVGGDDRQSGNSGAATATLTLRIPAAKFSAALQQIAGLGVEKNRAINTQDVTEEVVDLDARLAVQQARVDSGRKLLAQAKSLSDLVMLEKEVATRESDLASLQAKKRRLADLTALSTVTVVLLGPDAAVAAPAAASPGFLSGLRNGWHALVASLSVLLTVLGALLPWFLVLGVPAWALWYFTRRYRRARSTPQLPTP